The window GGTAAGTCGTAAAGGCATACATGTCATTCTGGACACCTCTCTCCTGAGTATAACAAACACATTTATGAACACATGGAAAATCCATTTGGATGAAAGTTGATTTAAGGATCCACCAACTGCAATAATACTAGGCTCGCACTTAAGTAGAAGGCATAAGCTAACCTGTAAAACATGGTAACAAGTTTTCCCTGATTTACAAATATTGCAACGCTGAATGTGTTTCTGCATACAAGACCAAGAAACATTAGCACTTTGTAAATAGCTAAAGTGCAAAGTATTAAATCCTTGACAATAATCGGCATGCATGAATAAGCAGAGAAAATCCATCAGAATGAACTAGAAATCACCAAGATTCACAGTAATTACATTAAACAAAAGAGGGTTGCTGAAAGTATGTTAATGGATACTGGCACATGAATTGGCCTAAGAATTTGTAGTTAATACTACACTAAATTCTGTTAACATAGTAACTGGCAAGCCTGTGAAGGACAATGTTAAAGTACCATTGAGTGCAACCACAGAAAACTAACTAGATATCAACTTCAAAAGCAAGCTGCAGAGCAAGAACATTGAAAACATGCAGGGTTGAGTGATGTGAAAGTAATAACCACTCTTGACTCTCATCCATAGAACAAgctggaaagaaaaataccataaagttctaaaacaaaaagtaacacaagttttttattatttcagtTTCAGGCCACAATCATAGGTGGGCTGGAGACTAACCTCTAAGTCAAACCAGTTTGGCATATACAAAGAGGCCTAATAGGCTTTCAGAGGAAAAAATTAATCTCCTAAAAGggttttaatgtattaattacatgGTGTATTTTAGGTTCATTGTTTTGGAGTCTCATATTCAATGTCTTTGAGTCTCTTATTGTCACATGATTAGGTGttgtgaattttcttttagGATTTCAAAGTGTATTAGCTGTGAGGCTAgatttttttctaatttctatGTAAAGTGAATCCAATACACCAATGGTTTTTGCCAAAGGCCAGAGAGTGATCCCAGatcactcttttcttcctttctcttaCTAGTGTCCCGCATCACCACCATAACCAGAAGCGTTGGACGGTTAGTAATATCGTTTCCATGTAGACTCCGTGACAAAGTAATCCTATAAAATACATGCtagaaaaaaaagggggaggGACAGAACAGAGAAGATAGCATACAGATCACAGCTCAAAGGAACACAAATACCTTATGGTCAAAACGAGAATCTCGATGTGCCCAATGGTAATCATAGCCAAAGCTTATCATCCGCAAAACAACTGTCACAAACAACCAGaataagagataaaaaaaaatatcacaaatATATACTAAAGTATAAAAGCAGGTTGCAACATAGATTTGTGGCTACATGGTAGATTTGTGTCTACATAGGTATGCACGTATTTCATGAAAGGTCATATGCACATGATATGGAAAAGAAGATGAATACACAGTAATGAAAGTATGATAACTGGAATTAAAATGTCAAAACAATAATGAGGAAAGCACAATACCAAAGTTAAAGCAAATGTGCCATCTAAAGGTGCCCCGAAAGTTGTCCAAATATGCCCAGCGTTGCCTACATAATAATATGCAGAACCAGTAAGCAGATATATCACAATTTATCTGTTAAGTACCCAATGAAGTGCTAAATGGCCTAGCCCAGCCAACAAAACTCACCCAATTATGGAGAATGAATATCCTTCATAAACACGATTGCACAGAAGAAAGAATATGTTGAAAATCCAAAATACAAAAGGGAAGTACTTTGTTCGTGCAAATATCTGCAAAAACACAAGTCCAGTAATGTATGGCAAGAACTCAAAACAGTAGTGCATAACTCTaacaaagaaagaagcaaaATGAACTATTGGAATAGACTCAAAAACAGTAGCCCATATGATGAATCTGGTAAATCATACAAGAAGTTtgcaattataaattttttttttttttgtggggttGGAACTAGAATATTTCCATCAAAGCCCcagtaaatttttattttttataagaaacacaaaatttattaaaatgagaaagaatgtaattgtatataataagCTTAAACAGTTAACATTTGAGCAATAAGGTACAATGCAGAACTTTTAACTCCTAGAAGCACAATGAGTATGATGGCATAAAGTGCACAAACCATCAACTGTTACGCCAACAATACAtaaaaaacaagttttgaccTTTTAAGCCTAAAAATGTTGGAAAACAAATTCTTCACAAGAAATCACGTTGTTTTGGAAGCTGACCAATATTCTTTATGTATTCATAACACATACTTTAGACTTTATGTAGGACCTGTATATATCAGAAAACAAACCTAATTCAAGAAAAATATTGCAATACAAATATAAACAGAAAAAAGATTAACGATAATGTGATAAACAAGAAGGGAACTATTATTGGCAGTCGGCACCCCAAAAATCTAATTGTACACTCCTCATaagagtatttttctttctaaatatagaaagtgtGGAGTGCACTTTTAGATTTTTGGAGTGACAATAACAACTCCCTAAAAGAAAATGCATTGCATTATGTATCCAAGCATGAATGGAGCTCACctttaccaaaagaaaattcatTGAAGCGATTGCAAGGATAAATATAATGCTTGCAAAAACAACGGAAGTCAGATAACTGCACCTCCTACAAAAGAGCATATAATCCAAGTACAGTTATGAAGGTAAGACATACCAGGCTTCATGCAGATATGCTAGGTATGTGaaagaaatcaaaatccaaataaTGGACATCCCTCTTGCTTTTAAATGAAAGCTTGTCCTCAGCAAATTAGCAATCAACGTGAACATTGTGAAAACACCAGTAAGAACAGGAAAATTTCCTCGAAAGTTTCTCCATTGAGCATCAGAAACATCCTAAGCAGAAAAAAGAAAGGTgcttttcaggtaagaacaggAATATCAGAGAATAAAACTTGTATCGTTTTGTTAGAATTTTCAGTACATCCAATGTTTTTAACACCATGGTACTGCAGTAAATCAACACACGAACAAGAGTCATATATAGAAACGGAGTAATGCTTCTGGAATTTGAAAATCTATCTGCTAGTGATAACTTCTGCCTCAATCTAATTCACATTTCCAGCCTCAGGAAACTTTCCAAAGGTTGAGCATTAATGTGCTCTGATCCCCTATTTTCCAAACCATTATTTCCAAAGATAATAATTGCGAAGGAATAGAATTTACGTACAAACATAcatcatacacacacacacacacacgttatatatatatatatatatatatatatatatatatattcaaacaccATGCCATTTGAAGGGCACCACTGGCCCTTCGGGCAACACTCTAAATTTCGTCCAACTCCTTGTTTAGCCAGCTCAAAACTCAAGAGCTAAACGCTAATCCCTAAAACCCGACTCCACACCACAAACAACTAATcgaaaaacttaaaaaagaaaccgggaaacacacacacacacacacacacacacagaacTAAACCGCCCGAACAGCGGCATGTCACAGTCCACTTCAGAATTTACATATACAGAACAGTTAAACTGCACCAGAGCACTTTCCCAATTATCTGAAGTAGAATTTCCGACgttatttttgaacaaaaaaaactgaatttataaaaagaaaataaaaagtaatgaaattgaagGAAGAAACCCACGTTGAGGCGATGAGGAATGAGCCATCCAGGGCGCAAACCGAAGAGCTTAGCATGATGATCTGCGTATCAGAAAAATGggttttcaataaataaataaagacaaagaagaaaatagatgAAGAAATGGATGATACCGCACCGCGCGAGAGTTGGAGGGATCGATGGATGATGAAGGCATAGAAAGCAGCTGCGTAGAGAATGAGAAATCCCACCTCTCCTTTCAACAACTTCatagctgctgctgctgcttctgcttCCTCTCTCctgaatttcaaaatttgattttgttgtgtGGTTTGATCTTGGTGACCAACAACGGCACCATCTCTCTCGTTTCTGATCTGCTCTCTCTGTTTTGTTTAAAGGGGACAGTTGAAGTCCTTCTACTGCCACCTAATAGTAAAAGAGATCTTATAATGCCGATAATTACCAGTCTGCCACTATTTCACTACCAAAATTCGGAAATTCTTACACgagaaaattgtagtaatgatttCTCAATTAAAAATTCGTGATCATTGGTGCtctaactcatcaaaatgtgtagttatgaTAATTTTCCTCAACTCTTTTAAAACTTTCGTTAAAATAAGTCATGTGTTACGCGTGAGGCTGAATCAAGGGTCAAATATAGAAATCTGAGAAAAATTATAACAATGTTTTTTCAACTTTTACCCGATTTGAGAAATGGTCACTTAGTAATTTTGAGAaatgctccaattgagttactGTTGAGAAATCATTTCTACCATTTTCTCTTATAGGGACTTTCATTTACACGCTCAATTTTGAAAGAAACATTTCAATGTGTCGGGAATACGATCTGAAACACAAAAATTCTACAAAGCGAGTGGTTTTTATTTACATTAGCAAGTGCCCACACACACTGTATAaagaatttcattttattttatatatttattatgaaatgggattagtttttaaaattctaaaaaaaaaaaaattagttatgaaaattgaaataacgatgAGAACTTTCTTGGaatactttttgtttttcactttattttttgtttaatttttaaatagaaCATGTTATACTCATTTGGTTGTGAGGAGTCAAATTTATGTTCATGTAATTACTAAATTTATCCTATTTTCTTATTTGAGTTCAATTTTGGTAAGGAAGTTAAAATGGTAATTTTATAGTATTTTGATTGTTgttgaatatttattttaagaaaaatcaatgaaaatagtttgaaaattttgagttttaacgataaagatcaaataaataatacaaggattaactttttagtgtaaaaatataaattttcgtTCAAATTAATAGTATTAataacttttcgttaaaatttctattattttaatAGGCAGGTTAgattaggggtggaaaaaattcccaaaaattctgaaccgaaccgaaaaaatcccgatcccaaaccaaaaatttcccaaaccgaaattcccgaaatttttgggatgctatcccgaaccgatcccaaaatttcggtatgggattcgggattggtttctcgatatttcgggaatcccataccgaaccgaaaatatataatattaattattatatatatattattcttttataattgatgctagtagtttctaattcatgctctgcaacctggaatgccctacaccttgcatatttttcatgttttgtttgatattcatgtggattttattattgctgctgccatggctgatgattttagaaggcttgattcttttgtctctcaacatattgcaaaaagggtttaattaatttgaattttgactatgataaaaatagtcaggcatgccagtgttcaattaaatggtagtgtgaatgaaatgaaattcctagttcatgaatgtgttcttgaattatatatttgaagaacaattcataatttcatatttcaatttgggattcccaatttgtcccaaaatcccgaaaatatttcgggattcctgaaatttgggattcccgaaaatttggtttgggattggtcttcaaattcccgtcccgaaaaattttgatttggaattcgggatactagtttcggtatggtatcccataccgaaccatcCCTAGGTTAGATAGAGGGTGGGTGTGCCTAGCAAATGAACGGGTTCAGTTAGTAGACCTCGTCTTCCTTCTTCATTAGTATAAAAGACGCTCACAGTCCGGGACACACAGATACTGATTGAAGGAGCTGGGGAGAGAAAGAAAGCGCCAGCCTCTCCCTCGGTATGTACAAAAGCGCGCGGATTATATCTCCAacaaccctaaaaccctaatccCTCGAATCCCATATCTGAGACTTTGACAATTTTGATTGATCGATTCGaaattcttttgatttttgagaaattttgtgcCCGCCAATCGCGAACAACAACAAGAAGatgtcgtcgtcgtcgtccaGGCGAGTCGTGAAGCGTGTAAAATACAAGGATGCAGTAAAAAACCCTGGCACTCCCGGCGTTTTAACTATGGTGCCCTATTTTTACTTATTTCTTCAAGTTTTTCTCTCATTCGATCGCATTGTTTTTCGCGTTTCACTAATTACTGCTGTTGTTATTCTGCAAATTTGTATTATTTTCTACGATTGCTGATAGATGGTTAAGATTTATGGGATCAGGGACATAGTTCAAAATTTCTTACATTTAAGGACATAGTGGATGAGGATAAGCTTGCAAATCATGCACCAACAGTTGGGTTGTATTAATGAGTTTTGTCCTCGGTTGTAAGGATACCTTTGCTACAAGTTTTGAGCCAAGATATAGTTTTTGCTGGGGTCTATACGTCAAACTTCCCTAAATATGCGGCAATCGGATTTCATTGGTTTAATGTCGTTTTTGTGAATATGTTGGTCTGTGTAGGTTGAGAACAGGTTTTTGTTCAAGCCAAACGATCCCACGTCTGCCAGAATGCTTGATGTGGAGTTTAGACATATTAAAGGTACTCGTCATATTTGCAGCGGATTTATTTCTATGAAGCAAACACCTTGTTgatcattattttgcttctttttttgaAAAGTCTTAGTACTCCTAACTAAAAGACCCATATCTTTGCTAATCTTGATATTCAATCATTTAATTTCTCTGGATTATGTGCTCGCTATTGGAGGTGTTTTTTaaattcctttttcttgttcttgctCATGAACTTTCAGGTCACAAAAACACTAAGGAGGGATCCAAGCAACCACCTTTGCTTAATCTCAGCAGCAGCAGTCGTGAGGTTTTCTTTTAGTTGTAATTTATGTTACATCCTACCACAATTTATAGCTTCTCTGATGCAGTTTCTTAATTCTTTGTTGACGGGATTCTTGCAACTGTGATGCTCCAGGGTATAAGTTAcatttttgagtttcaaagttATCCCGATCTTCATGAATGCCGAGATTTTGTAGGTAAATCCCAATCACATCCAGAACATGTATGAAATTTTATGATGATTGTGTCCAAAGGCTTATTTTCACATTTCTCTTTTGCTCTATATTGCTTCTTGTTGTTATAAATGTTTAATCTTGCGTGGACTGCATCGTAAGAGATAGCCAGTATCCATTGTATTTCTTTAGAAACCACTCAATGACTCATTCATCTGCAAATCTAACATTCTGCTGATTAATTCAACTTCTGTTTCTAGTTGAATTTTGTGAGTTTTCCATGCAAATACTGCCTGTAGATGCGGCCGTGGGAGGAGGACTGTTTTAATGCCTTTACCTTTTTTTAGTTATCTACAAGATTCTACATAACATTCAGTTGCCAACAGTTGTTTTTTATGCCACTGCTTTCCTTACGAGCTTTGTCCACTGaaacttattttgttttgttcttgttAGATTATTTGACTTTTCTGTCTGGGTGTGTTTTAGTTAATTATTTACTCTTAGATTGTGCTATTTGGTGTCTTTGAATAGGCAATGCCCTATCTAAGGCTACAGAAACTGCAAAAACTGCTTCTGAGAGAGATGGAGTTACATTCCCTGATGAACAACTCAGTGCAGCAGAAATGGAGCTCCGTATGAAGTTATTGCAAGAAGACAGGTAGCTTTGTCTCCTCCCGATCAGATAGCAAACACCAGCATTTCACATTTTGTAGCGCCATGGAATAGTTTTGGATTAATTTTATTTCCTTATAgagatgttttatttttaataattcttTGGCTGAACTATAATATGGGTTTTTACTTTCATCTTAATGCAATAGAATCTCAGCAGGAAAGAATTAGGATAACGCACCCTTTCTACAAGttcacatgtttttattttctattttgtacCATATTACATAATACAGTTTTCTAGTCATAGACTTTTGCCCAGAATAAACTACTAAAGATTGTTAATGACAAAGTAAATCTGATGATAGCTATTTAAGAATCAGGACAATACACACCACCAACTCGTATGTTGTTTATACAAGATTGCCACTTGTCTTTATTTTCTATGTACTTCTTCTATAATAATTCTTACATTCTCCTAGTCATAACTTACCCCTAGAATcaacttttaatgaaaaatgttgaaataaattatataaatcTAATGACGGCTAGTGAAGAATCATGAAAGCACTCCATCAAGTCGTAGATTGTAAGTTCCCACCTGTTTTTCTAGTCAAATGTTTTCCCCCAAAACCAATTAATAACAGTTAATGTTGAAATAATTTAATGTAGATTCTGATTAGTTTGATTCCTAGCATTGATTGGGTACAACTCATACTCACTTAAAGACCAAACCTGGATGGACTCCACTTTCAACATGCTTCAGTCCCTTTTCAGTTTCAGATTGCTGAATTCAAGCATTTGGTTGATTTCTTGTCTTTTCTGCAAACAATTTGGTCCCGTGGTGTTTTCGACGAACCATCTCCTTCTTAGGTTTTTTTGGCTCGTCAAAGTGTCCTGGTTGGTTTAGGATTGTTTTAGGGAAAATTAGAGGTATACCGATTCTTGTCCTAGAGGGTTTAGGAAAGAATTTCAGTTTTCCTTACGTTATGTTTGGATGATGGAAATAAACTTGGGATTTTGACAAAAGTCAGATTTTATAAATTGGTATGCAccaattcccttgtttggattcataaacatagaaatttggAATTCCCACATGGAAAAAGAACtaggaatttgggacctccaattcccaagtttaaattctatGTAGGTAggtgtcatttcccaattttcatgagtgagagtttaaaaataacaatttcCGTATTCAAAATCCATTTTTCTTTTAGGTTACCCAAACAagtaaattcacaaattctagataACAAAATtccgtcatttcaatttccgtcattttaaaattctttagtaatcttaaatttcctcatccaaacatatcGTTATTCAATTTAGGTTTGGATTTCTAGAAGTCATTTTGGATTTGGATAAGTGTATTTTCCTAATCCACTTAGAATAGGAATTCAATTAGCCTTGTGACATGTAAGCCGAACCTATGCCTATAAATAGGTTGCGGCAAGGCATAAATCTGTGTGAGAAAAAACTGTGACAGCCgagacaagagagagagagagattagttctagggttttGCAAAAGTTCTGTAATtctctattattaatcaaaggAGCAGCGATTTCTCTACCTAGAGAAATCAGAAATCACAACTGGATGTAGGCAAAAGTTCTGCCAAACCAGTATAAGTCTTGTGTGTTTCtaagttttctatatttgctagtttagtCTATTGTTGGTTACATTAAAGAACAAGGTCTAGTGTGTGGTTTTTTCAACACTCCTGGTACAAGCagtccaccaaaaaaaaaaaaaagaaaaaaaaaaagcaactcCACATGAACAAAAATATCCAACTATCATGTTGCCTTGTTCTGTCTACAAGTTATTTCCTTGGCCTTTGTTTTCTAGGTGGAAATTTGGACGGTAATGATAGTAATAAAATCTTGTAATTTATGTTTATGATGAGCTGAGGTTTTGAGAAGGGATGTTGCAATTTCTTGTTACTAGATTGTTTGCTCCTGAGCTTTCTGTGTATAACTACTGTTTTAAGTCACTAAATTTTACTCTTCACAGTGAATTGCAGAAACTTCATATGCAGTTTGTAATCAGTGGTGTCTTGACAGAATCTGAGTTCTGGGCAACTAGGAAGGTGAGATACCGTAATGAAGACAGAttcttattcatgtttgtataagttgtgtttagtttttattttcaactgcAAGCCTATACATAGTGTTGGTTCCCCTCTCCACCCACAGTACTACACTGACAATTGAAACAAATTTAGGAGAAAGTGTATGGTGGTTACTGTGACATTTCTGCCTTTCCAAATTTATTGCAGAAGTTGCTTGATGGAGATAGCCGTACAAAGCCAAAACAACGggttggttttaaaaattcaatgaTTTTGGACACCAAACCTACAAGTGACGGTCGGGTAGAACattgaactctctctctctctctgatccATGATTTGTTTGTTCTTGCCAATAGTTACAGCTGGCACCTCCTTGATGACATTTTAATAGAACTAATTTGTGGATAATAAAGGGTTCCTTTAGTTATCCATAACTTTTTCATATCATCAACTTGTGGTGCTGAAACtaactatttttgtttttttgttttgggaattGTCCAGATGAACAAGGTTACATTTAATTTCACTCCAGAGATTAAATATCAGGCATGGTTATCCATTTTTCACTTCTTTGAGATAATACTTCTTTCATTTCCAACAAATACAAGTACTCTGAATGATAGTTTAGCTATCCATATTGAAAACCTCTCTTTGGCGCTTACACTTAAAGTTTTTGTTACACTGCTTTTCAGATCTTTGCTCTCAAACCAGCTGTTCACCAGGCATTTCTTAAACTAGTGCCCAGTAAGGTAGTGAGGATATCCAAACAATTCCTTACATAACCACACTATTCCATGTTAGTCATCACTCTTAGTTGTTTGCGGATGATAAACTGAAATTGAGTAGTTTGTTATTGGCTTTCTTACTTCGCACAAAGCATGTTTTTCTAGCTTTTCCTGTTTATAATTCCAGATGACAGAAAAAGACTTCTGGACAAAATATTTCAGAGCTGAATTCCTCCACAGTACCAAGAATGCCGCTACAATTGCAGCAGAAGCTGCCGAGGATGAGGAACTGGCAATTTTTTTAAAGGAGGATGAAATAGTGGCAAGGGAAGCTCGTCAGAAGGTGctcttaaaaaaattgtttccttTGCCCTCTAAGTCTTGATTTACCTTGGATGCTGCTGGTGCATTTgtttatattcttatttttaTGCCTTTCTGTTTTTCTAGATTCGACGGGTTGATCCAACTTTGGATATGGAAGCTGACCAAGGGGATGATTATACACATCTTC of the Pyrus communis chromosome 1, drPyrComm1.1, whole genome shotgun sequence genome contains:
- the LOC137713632 gene encoding general transcription and DNA repair factor IIH subunit TFB1-3-like, with product MSSSSSRRVVKRVKYKDAVKNPGTPGVLTMVENRFLFKPNDPTSARMLDVEFRHIKGHKNTKEGSKQPPLLNLSSSSREGISYIFEFQSYPDLHECRDFVGNALSKATETAKTASERDGVTFPDEQLSAAEMELRMKLLQEDSELQKLHMQFVISGVLTESEFWATRKKLLDGDSRTKPKQRVGFKNSMILDTKPTSDGRMNKVTFNFTPEIKYQIFALKPAVHQAFLKLVPSKMTEKDFWTKYFRAEFLHSTKNAATIAAEAAEDEELAIFLKEDEIVAREARQKIRRVDPTLDMEADQGDDYTHLPDHGIFRDGSKDITELQNEQYRRTLLQDLNRQGAVVLQGRTVDGDLEDPENVAEALMRSRQEPEESAVQERLDRITRMNEIDDLREPHDHPVAQLCIKDPRDYFDTQQANALKTLDDSRIGTEQKKCSMTTEEAYGSLRESISKIKSIGLKNSTVEPEIALTVLNGLTQNISSTKYQLGKNPRESILDSLPSRTKEELLHHWMSIQELLRHFWSSYPITTAYLSTKVGKLKDAMSQIYRQLEEIKESDFRHQVSLLVRPMHQALDAAFQHYESDLQKRAARSAEMPNGNA